TTTGCTGAAGGTGTCATTTCATCAATATTATTTATTAGTGGCTCGTAATGTTGCAAAATTCTCTTAATAATCAACCTGATCTTGATAACTTGACTGATTCCAGTCGCGAAACTGTTTTTGTGTTTCCCACTTCGTTTGCTCAAGAACGATTGTGGTTTCTTGAACAATTAGAAGCCGGAAGTGCTGTTTATAATATTCCAGCTGCGGTTCGCTTAAGCGGTCAGCTTGACGTGACAGCCCTGGAAAAAAGTTTTAATGAAATTTTGAAACGCCACGAAGCCCTACGGACGAGTTTTGCGAGCCATCCTCATGGCGATCCCAGTCAAGGTATTACTGAGGGAGAACCTGTACAGCTCATTGCGACCAACGCGACTTTAAAAATTCCCATTATTGATTTGCAGGGACAACCCAAGGCGGAGCGAGAGGAAGAAGCAATACGGAGAGCCAAAGAACAAGGGCAACAAAAATTTGATTTAACACAAATTCCCTTACTCCGCGTGACTTTATTCCAACTGGATCAACAAGACTATCTGTTGGTTTTGATTATGCACCATATCATTTCTGATGCTTGGTCCATGGGGAACTTAATTCAGGAAATGTCTGTCCTTTACCCAGCATTTTCTCAGGGAAAAGCCTCACCGCTGCCACAGTTACCAATTCAATATGCTGATTTTGCCGTTTGGCAACGACAACAGTTACAACCGGGAGAAGTGCTGGCGGAGCAACTTAACTACTGGCAACAACAACTGGGCGGCGAACTGCCGGTTTTGGAATTACCCACCGACTATACGCGACCCCCAGTTCAGACTTTTCGAGGGGCTAAACAATCTTTAACGTTACCTCACTTACTCAGTGAGAAACTAAAAAGACTGTCGCAACAACAGGGAACCACCCTATACATGACGCTGCTGACAGCGTTTAAAGTTTTACTTCACCGCTACTCCGGACAAACCGATCTGTTAGTGGGCTCTCCCATTGCCAATCGCAATCGTAGCGAAATTGAAAATTTAATTGGCTTTTTTGTCAATACTTTCGTCTTACGAACCAATCTTTCTGGAAATCCCAATTTTCTGCAATTGCTGGATCAAGTCAAACAAGTCACCCTTGAGGCTTATGCCAATCAAGACCTACCGTTTGAAAAACTAGTGGAAGCCCTACAACCGGAACGAAGTTTAAGTCATGCCCCCTTGTTCCAAGCAATGTTTGTTTTTCAGAATGCCTCAACTGAAGAATTTGCCTTACCAGGATTAAGGTTGCACTCTCTAGAACTCGATAATGAAACAGCTAAGTTCGATCTCACCTTATCGGTGGAAGAAAGGGAAGGAAGACTGAAAGCAACCCTCGATTACAGTACAGATCTGTTTCAGGAAACAACGATCAATCGCATGCTATGTCATTTCCAAACTTTACTGGACGGTGTGGTTGCTCATCCCACTCAACTCATTGCCGATTTACCCTTGTTAACGTCAGCGGAGCGACATCAGTTGCTAGTGGCGTGGAATCATACTGAGGTTAATTATCCACAAAATCAATGTATTCATCAGTTATTTGAAGAACAAGTGGAACAAACGCCCAGCGCGATCGCGCTAGTGTTGGAAGGGCAACACCTGACCTACCGAGAACTGAATGCTAGAGCTAACCAACTCGCGCATTACTTACAGCAGTTGGGAGTGGGACCGGAAGGGCTCATCGGTATTTGTCTAGAACGTTCTGTCGAGCTTATTGTTGCAATGTTGGGCATTTTAAAAACCGGTGCAGCTTATTTACCACTCGATCCAAGTTATCCCCAACAACATCTAGATTTGATTTTGGACGATGCCAATGTCTCTATTTTGTTAACGCAACAGACGTTATTGCAAACCGTCTCTCAGAATACAACAACAAAAATGATTGATTGGGACAAGGACTGGCAAACCATTGCTCAAAATTCAGTTCATAATCCCATTAACACTCATCAAGACACCCATTTAGCTTATATCATTTATACCTCAGGCTCCACAGGGCGACCAAAAGGTGTCATGGTTACGCACAAAGCACTCTGCAACCATATGCACTGGATGCGAGACCAATTTGGTTTTCAAGAGAAAGACTGCATTTTGCAGAAAACTCCTTTTAATTTTGATGCCTCTGTTTGGGAATTTTATGCCCCTCTCATGACTGGAGCACGACTCGTTTTAGCACAGCCTAAAAAACACCAAGATAGTACTTACCTCATTCATCTTATTCAGCAGGAAGAGGTTAATATTATTCAATTTGTGCCTTCCCAGTTACGAGTGCTCAGCGAAAACTCCGAACTTCCAAATTGTCACTCGCTTAAATTGGTGTTTTCTGGTGGCGAACCTTTAACAACTGAATTGAAAGCAAAAATCTTAAATTCTTTGAATGTCAGTTTTTATAATCTTTATGGTCCCACTGAAACAACAATTGATACCACTGCTTATCACTGTCAAGGGCAAAGTAATGACGATCAAGGACTGGAACCCATTGGTCGTCCCATTTCTAATGTCACACTCTACTTATTAGATACGAACTTAAAACCAGTTCCTACCGGGATTACGGGTGAATTATATATTGGTGGTGCAGGATTAGCGCGCGGCTATCGTAATCGACCTGAATTAACTGCGGAACGCTTTATTCCTAATCCCTTTTCAGAAATAGCAGGGTCACGTTTGTATAAAACCGGTGACTTAGCCCGTTATTTACCCAACGGCCATCTGAAATTTATTAGTCGTAGTGATAATCAGGTAAAAATTCGTGGTTTTCGCATTGAAATTGGGGAAATACAAACTCAACTCAATCAACATCCTGAAGTTCAGGAAACGGCAGTCATTGTTAAAGAAAATAATTCTAGTCAAAAACAATTAATTGCTTATGTTGTCCCTCACAACGCCAAAACATTTTTCCCAAGAAAGCTACGAACTTTCTTGAAAGAAAAGCTGCCTGATTACATGGTACCTGCTTTATTTATTGCCTTAGAACAATTACCCCTCACATCTAATGGCAAGCTTGATCGGAATGCTCTTCCAGAACCTCAAGTTACAAGAAACTCTGTTGAAAGTCACTATACGGCTCCTCAAACCCACATCGAAAAACAATTAGCAACAATTTGGTCTCAGTTTCTCAATATTAATGTTGACCACATTGGTATTCACGATAACTTCTTTGAATTAGGCGGAGATTCAATTCTCAGTATTCAGATTGTTGCTAAAGCCCGTAAGGAAGGATTGCAACTGACACCGAAGCAACTGTTCCAACATCAAACCGTTGCTCAGTTGGCAACCGTAGTTGAAGTGACAAAAAGTCCTCAGGCGAAACAAGGAATAGTCACTGGTTCTGTTCCTCTCACTCCAATTCAACACTGGTTTTTTGAGCAAAACTTACCGAATTCTCATCATTGGAATCAAGCGGTTTTATTGGAAACAAAGGAATCTCTAGAGCCTGTGCGATTAGATCAAGTAGTACAACAGTTGATGCAACACCATGATGCCTTGCGCCTGCGCTTTTTCCGAAAAGCGGGAGCTTGGGAACAGTATAATGCTGACTTTGATGGTGTGATACCGTTAACGCACCTCGATTTATCCGTGCTACCAAAAGCAGAACAAAAAGCAGCGATCGAGCAAGCAGCGACTTGTTTGCAAGAGAGTCTGAACCTTACTCAAGGACCTTTGCTTCGGATTGCCCAATTTAATTTAGGCGCGAATCAATCAAACCGTTTATTGATTGTTATTCACCATCTTGCAGTCGATGGGGTTTCTTGGCGTATCTTACTTGACGATTTCCAGACGTTGTACCAGCAACTTCAAAATCATGAGACTCTCCAACTCCCTGAAAAAACAACGTCATTCCAACAATGGTCTCAATCCTTGCAAACATACGCCCACTCAGAAAAAATGCAAAAAGAGCTGGACTACTGGGTGAAAACTCTATCCGGTGTTAAGACCAGTTCATTGCCTATTGATTATGCAAGCTGGGACAATACGGAAGAATCAGCACAAACAATCTCAGTTGCCTTAAGTCAGCAAGACACCGAAAGTCTTTTACGGGAAGTTCCTAGCAAGTATCGAACTCAAATTAACGAAATTTTACTAACTGCATTTGTGCAAACGTTTGCACAAGTCATGGATATGCCCAGTTTACTCGTCAATTTGGAAGGGCATGGACGAGAAGAAATAATGGAAAGCATTGATCAGGAGTTGCAGCAGGGGCGCAAATTGGATTCTGACCAATGCTACGACTTGTCACGTACTGTGGGATGGTTTACCAGTATTTTTCCTGCCTATTTAGACGTAGCAGGTGTATCCAATTTAGGAGAAGCCATCACAACTGTCAAAGAACAACTCCGTCAAATTCCTAATCATGGCATTGGGTATGGCTTGCTTCGCTATCTTGGCGCTAAAGAAGTGATTGAACAATTGCAAGTATTTCCTCAGCCTGAAGTTAGCTTCAATTATCTTGGTCAGTTCGATCAAACCCTAACCGAATCATCTTTATTGCAACCGGCATATGAATGGAAAGGATGGGATCGAAGTTTGCAAGGTCAGCGTTCCCATTTAATTGATGTGAATGGATTAATTGTAGGAAAGCAACTGCAACTGAATTGGACTTTTAGTCGAGCCATACATAAACAAACGACGATTGAAAATTTAGCACAAGGGTTTATCGAAACGCTGCGATCGCTGATTCAGCATTGCCAATCTCTAGATTCACTTATCTATACTCCTTCCGACTTTCCATTAGCTAAACTCAGCCAAAATGTCCTAGACCAATTGTCAGCTGGGGAGAAGGAAATTGAAGATATTTATAATCTTTCTCATGGACAAAAAGGAGTTCTTTTTCATGCTCTCTACCAGCAAAATTTAGGCATTTATGTTTCTCAATTAAGTTGCACCTTGAGCGGAAATCTGAATCTGTCAGCCTTTAAACAGGCTTGGCAAACAGTGATAAATAGACATTCCATTTTACGCACTGCTTTTATTTGGGATGGTTTAGAAGAACCGTTGCAAATCATCTACTCCTCTGTCCAGATCCCAATTGAAGAAAAAGATTGGCGAAAACTTTCAAAATCTGAGCAGAATTCCAAGCTAGAACATTTCTTGCAAATGGACAAAAAGCAAGGATTTAATTTAGGTGAAGCGCCTATAATGCGTCTAACCTTAATTCAAACCAATGAAGACAGTTATCAATTTATTTGGAGTTCCCACCATATTCTGCTAGATGGTTGGTCTTGCTCTGCTCTCTTTAAGGAAATAATTGACGGGTATCAAGCATTTTGCAACAAAACAGACTTAATTCAAGAGGCACCTTTTTCCTATCGAAATTACATTGCTTGGTTACAGCAGAAAGATTTAATGCAAGCCAAATATTTCTGGCGAGATTTACTTCAAGGCTTGATCAGACCAACGTCTCTAAATAAACTGAAAACCAATCAAGTCTCCTTTCACCAAAGTCATAATACTGCTGAACAATCAATACAGCTTTCACCTACAACTACAGAAACACTTCAGTCAATCATTAAAAGTCACAAAATCACGCTTCACTCTTTGTTTCAAGGAATTTGGGCATTACTCCTTGCTTATTATAGTGGCGAAAAAGATGTTGTTTTTGGCACAACTGTATCCGGTCGTTCACAAGAGCTACAAGGAATAGAAACAGGAATTGGCTTATTTATTAATACAATTCCGGTACGAATTCAACTACAGTCTGAGGAATCTTTTATTGATCTAACAAGCAATATTCAAAAGCAACAAATTGAAGCGCGCCAATATGAATATACACCGCTCACAGAAATCAAAATGCAGAGTAAAATCTCCAACCATTTACCTTTATTTGAAAGCATTTTAGTGTTTGAAAATTATCCAGTTGAAACCAATGCTGCAGATTTAGATACTGAAATAGCTGTACAAAATGTTAATTTTTCAATCAAGAATAGTTATCCAATAACTTTAAGAGTTGTTCCCAGTGATACTATCTTAATTAATTTCATGTATGACCATTTTCAAATTCAAGCCGAAACAATACAACATCTCTTAAATCTAGTTGATTTAATCGTAAAAGAAATTTCATTCGATCCTAATCTAAGTATCAATAAATTATTAGGGACTATCCAAAACAGTGAACAAGACTGGAAAAGCTCAAAAGAAGAAAAAATAAATGCTTCGACTTTCAAAAAAATGAAATCAATTAAACGAAAAAGTTTCACTTGCTAAACCAGTAATAAGTAATTATTTAAGGAATAAGAGAGTTATACAATGATTGAAGGTTATCCATTATCTCCCCAACAAGAGCGCTTATTTTCATTCAAAAAAAATCATGGACATTATATTGATTGGATTTGGTCTCAAGTCGAAATCAAGGGGAAAATAGATTTTGAAACTTTTGAAGCTGTAATTAAAAAAATTGTTAACGAAAATGAAATTTTTCGCACTAATTTCTACCATCCTCCAGAAATTGAGTTTCCACTTCAAGTTATTGCAGACTATGATGACCCCTATATTCAGTTTAGTGACTTAACTCATTTAAATGCACAGGAGCAAACGACTAAACTCAATGATTATCTAGAATTTAAAAAATCAGAATTAATTGATTTAGAGCATAACTCTCTTTTAGAGTTTCATTTATTCCAGACTTCTTTTCAAGAATATATATTATTAATTCTTTTACCTACTCTTTGCAGCGATCGCGCAACTTTACAAGCATTAATTAATGAAATTGCTAACTTTTATCAAAATTATAATAAGCTTATAGAACAACAACCCTTACAGTACGCAGATCTAGCAGAATGGCAAAATTCTTTATTGGAGGATGAAGAAACTAAAAGTGGCAGAGAATATTGGTGTAATCAAGATTTTTCTTCCTTATTTAATGAACGAATATATGAAGGAAAAGATATCAGTTTAACTGAGTTTATACCTCAATCCGTTGATTTAGAATTAAATCAATCTGACTTAAATAAAATTAACTGGATTACTGAAAATAAAAATATTTCTCTAAAAGCATTACTTTTATCCTGTTGGCAAGTTTTACTTTGGCGAATGAGTCGGTCTTCAGAATCTGAATCAGTAATCGGTGTTAAGTTTGATGGTAGAAAATACGATGAAATTCAATCTGTTTTTGGATTATTTTCTAAATTTTTACCAATTAAAAATTGTTTACAAGAGAATCTCCCTTTTAATACTCTTTTAGAGGAGACTAATATTGCTCTCCATGAGGCTTATCAGTGGCAAGAATATTTCGTTTGGAAAGATATAACACTTTCCCATTCGAGCAGTTCTGATCATCACCAGGAAACTACTCCTTTCTTTTTTTATTGTTTTGATTACTCAGAGTTATTTGAAGATATTAAAGCGACCAATCTTAACTTTAAGATTAGCGAGCAATATATTTGTCTTGAGCCTTTTAAGCTGAAACTTACCTGCCTAAACCTGAAGAGTAGTGAAACTTTAAAGATAAAGCTTCATTATAATTCAAAATTATTCAAATCAGATGATGCAAACACTCTAATAAAGCAGTTTCATACTCTTTTGAAAAGCGTCCTTCAAAATCCACAACTAGCGATTGGTGAACAAGAAATAATCACTGCAGATCAGCATCATCAGCTTTTAGTCAATTTCAATCAAACTCAAACCAATCTCCCACTAAATCAATGTATTCATCATTTGTTTGAACAACAAGTCAAGCGTTTTCCTGATAAAACAGCGATTGTTTTTAACAATGAACAGATCACCTTTTCTCAACTGAATACCCAAGCCAATAAACTTGCTTACCATCTCCAGCAATTGGGGATTTCACCAGAAGTCCCCGTTGGTCTCTATATGAACTCGTCTCTAGAGATGATCATTGGTTTACTGGGGATAATGAAAGCAGGGGGAACATACGTACCACTCGATCCTTCTCTACCTACTGAAAATCTCAACGTTCGCATCCAAGATACTGGAATTTTTGTTGTTGTTACCGAACAATCCTCACTTCCAAACTTAGCAGGGCTTAACGTTAAAGTCGTTTGTCTGGATCAAGAATTTTCACAAGTCGATTCACCATACCAAAATCCAAATAGTCAGGTAACTTCTAAAAATTTAGCTTATTTACTTTATACATCAGGTTCAACTGGTAAACCCAAAGGAGTTGCTGTTGAACATCGACAACTACTGAATTACTTATACGGCATTAGTAAAAAGTTAAACTTACAAAATTCTCTTAATTTTGTCACAGTTTCAACGTTTGCAGCCGATTTAAGCAATACAGTTATTTTTTCAGCATTATGTATGGGGGGATGTCTTCATATTATTTCTGGTCAAAAAACATATGATCCTGACTTTTTAAACAATTATTTTGAAAACAACAATATTGATTGTCTTAAAATTGTTCCATCTCACTTAATTGC
This genomic stretch from Cyanobacteria bacterium GSL.Bin1 harbors:
- a CDS encoding amino acid adenylation domain-containing protein, with the protein product MLQNSLNNQPDLDNLTDSSRETVFVFPTSFAQERLWFLEQLEAGSAVYNIPAAVRLSGQLDVTALEKSFNEILKRHEALRTSFASHPHGDPSQGITEGEPVQLIATNATLKIPIIDLQGQPKAEREEEAIRRAKEQGQQKFDLTQIPLLRVTLFQLDQQDYLLVLIMHHIISDAWSMGNLIQEMSVLYPAFSQGKASPLPQLPIQYADFAVWQRQQLQPGEVLAEQLNYWQQQLGGELPVLELPTDYTRPPVQTFRGAKQSLTLPHLLSEKLKRLSQQQGTTLYMTLLTAFKVLLHRYSGQTDLLVGSPIANRNRSEIENLIGFFVNTFVLRTNLSGNPNFLQLLDQVKQVTLEAYANQDLPFEKLVEALQPERSLSHAPLFQAMFVFQNASTEEFALPGLRLHSLELDNETAKFDLTLSVEEREGRLKATLDYSTDLFQETTINRMLCHFQTLLDGVVAHPTQLIADLPLLTSAERHQLLVAWNHTEVNYPQNQCIHQLFEEQVEQTPSAIALVLEGQHLTYRELNARANQLAHYLQQLGVGPEGLIGICLERSVELIVAMLGILKTGAAYLPLDPSYPQQHLDLILDDANVSILLTQQTLLQTVSQNTTTKMIDWDKDWQTIAQNSVHNPINTHQDTHLAYIIYTSGSTGRPKGVMVTHKALCNHMHWMRDQFGFQEKDCILQKTPFNFDASVWEFYAPLMTGARLVLAQPKKHQDSTYLIHLIQQEEVNIIQFVPSQLRVLSENSELPNCHSLKLVFSGGEPLTTELKAKILNSLNVSFYNLYGPTETTIDTTAYHCQGQSNDDQGLEPIGRPISNVTLYLLDTNLKPVPTGITGELYIGGAGLARGYRNRPELTAERFIPNPFSEIAGSRLYKTGDLARYLPNGHLKFISRSDNQVKIRGFRIEIGEIQTQLNQHPEVQETAVIVKENNSSQKQLIAYVVPHNAKTFFPRKLRTFLKEKLPDYMVPALFIALEQLPLTSNGKLDRNALPEPQVTRNSVESHYTAPQTHIEKQLATIWSQFLNINVDHIGIHDNFFELGGDSILSIQIVAKARKEGLQLTPKQLFQHQTVAQLATVVEVTKSPQAKQGIVTGSVPLTPIQHWFFEQNLPNSHHWNQAVLLETKESLEPVRLDQVVQQLMQHHDALRLRFFRKAGAWEQYNADFDGVIPLTHLDLSVLPKAEQKAAIEQAATCLQESLNLTQGPLLRIAQFNLGANQSNRLLIVIHHLAVDGVSWRILLDDFQTLYQQLQNHETLQLPEKTTSFQQWSQSLQTYAHSEKMQKELDYWVKTLSGVKTSSLPIDYASWDNTEESAQTISVALSQQDTESLLREVPSKYRTQINEILLTAFVQTFAQVMDMPSLLVNLEGHGREEIMESIDQELQQGRKLDSDQCYDLSRTVGWFTSIFPAYLDVAGVSNLGEAITTVKEQLRQIPNHGIGYGLLRYLGAKEVIEQLQVFPQPEVSFNYLGQFDQTLTESSLLQPAYEWKGWDRSLQGQRSHLIDVNGLIVGKQLQLNWTFSRAIHKQTTIENLAQGFIETLRSLIQHCQSLDSLIYTPSDFPLAKLSQNVLDQLSAGEKEIEDIYNLSHGQKGVLFHALYQQNLGIYVSQLSCTLSGNLNLSAFKQAWQTVINRHSILRTAFIWDGLEEPLQIIYSSVQIPIEEKDWRKLSKSEQNSKLEHFLQMDKKQGFNLGEAPIMRLTLIQTNEDSYQFIWSSHHILLDGWSCSALFKEIIDGYQAFCNKTDLIQEAPFSYRNYIAWLQQKDLMQAKYFWRDLLQGLIRPTSLNKLKTNQVSFHQSHNTAEQSIQLSPTTTETLQSIIKSHKITLHSLFQGIWALLLAYYSGEKDVVFGTTVSGRSQELQGIETGIGLFINTIPVRIQLQSEESFIDLTSNIQKQQIEARQYEYTPLTEIKMQSKISNHLPLFESILVFENYPVETNAADLDTEIAVQNVNFSIKNSYPITLRVVPSDTILINFMYDHFQIQAETIQHLLNLVDLIVKEISFDPNLSINKLLGTIQNSEQDWKSSKEEKINASTFKKMKSIKRKSFTC
- a CDS encoding amino acid adenylation domain-containing protein; its protein translation is MIEGYPLSPQQERLFSFKKNHGHYIDWIWSQVEIKGKIDFETFEAVIKKIVNENEIFRTNFYHPPEIEFPLQVIADYDDPYIQFSDLTHLNAQEQTTKLNDYLEFKKSELIDLEHNSLLEFHLFQTSFQEYILLILLPTLCSDRATLQALINEIANFYQNYNKLIEQQPLQYADLAEWQNSLLEDEETKSGREYWCNQDFSSLFNERIYEGKDISLTEFIPQSVDLELNQSDLNKINWITENKNISLKALLLSCWQVLLWRMSRSSESESVIGVKFDGRKYDEIQSVFGLFSKFLPIKNCLQENLPFNTLLEETNIALHEAYQWQEYFVWKDITLSHSSSSDHHQETTPFFFYCFDYSELFEDIKATNLNFKISEQYICLEPFKLKLTCLNLKSSETLKIKLHYNSKLFKSDDANTLIKQFHTLLKSVLQNPQLAIGEQEIITADQHHQLLVNFNQTQTNLPLNQCIHHLFEQQVKRFPDKTAIVFNNEQITFSQLNTQANKLAYHLQQLGISPEVPVGLYMNSSLEMIIGLLGIMKAGGTYVPLDPSLPTENLNVRIQDTGIFVVVTEQSSLPNLAGLNVKVVCLDQEFSQVDSPYQNPNSQVTSKNLAYLLYTSGSTGKPKGVAVEHRQLLNYLYGISKKLNLQNSLNFVTVSTFAADLSNTVIFSALCMGGCLHIISGQKTYDPDFLNNYFENNNIDCLKIVPSHLIALLRASSFSSFLPNKYLILGGETLSTNLFKTLQTKVPNNCQIINHYGPTETTVGVLTNILPKNMNNISETVPLGFPIANSRVYILNNYLKPVPPEVSGEIYIGGNNLTRGYLNYPDITAEKFIPDPFSQERGARLYKTGDQARHTKNGYIEYLGRIDNQVKIRGYRIELGEIEATLTSYPNLQQAVVDVYQDISDKNENKLIAYLVGDKNIDVNDLRQFLQNKLPGFMMPSNFVFMEKIPLKANGKIDRGLLPEPDSMRPQVAEFIAPRTEAEEVIVNIWQEVLGINKIGVYDNFFELGGHSLLAIQVISRLRQDFQLDLSINQLFDNPTIDSLITVITESWGEREIVEEIAKTIQTVNNYFQET